In a genomic window of Xylophilus rhododendri:
- a CDS encoding response regulator transcription factor, giving the protein MDSPLTAPALQSLDRANSDLVLIVDDVPDNLALLHDALDESGYTVLVATSGESALARAAQARPDIVLLDAMMPGMDGFEVARRLKADPATAHIPIVFMTGLTETEHLVAALGAGATDYVTKPIKPKEVLARMNVHLQGARQARQAASQAGQARNALDAFGYASITVRAGDGRLMWQTPLARELLERWFGTAAPVTPPAVLDWLRRHVKDGPPAAEPPRLSFEQGAARLSIRLHRQTGDSEDGGDWLLVMREASDAAVIEAMRLSFTLTAREAEVLYWVVKGKINRDIGDILGSSPATVKKHLERILAKMGVETRTAAAGMAMNRIRQLHPQFEA; this is encoded by the coding sequence ATGGACTCCCCCCTGACCGCTCCCGCCCTGCAGTCCCTGGACCGCGCCAACAGCGACCTGGTGCTGATCGTCGACGACGTGCCCGACAACCTGGCCCTGCTGCACGACGCGCTGGACGAATCCGGCTACACGGTGCTGGTGGCCACCTCCGGCGAATCGGCCCTGGCGCGGGCGGCGCAGGCGCGGCCGGACATCGTGCTGCTCGACGCCATGATGCCCGGCATGGACGGCTTCGAGGTGGCGCGCCGGCTCAAGGCCGACCCGGCCACGGCGCACATCCCCATCGTCTTCATGACCGGGCTGACCGAGACCGAGCACCTGGTGGCCGCGCTGGGCGCCGGCGCCACCGACTACGTCACCAAGCCGATCAAGCCCAAGGAAGTGCTGGCGCGCATGAACGTGCACCTGCAGGGCGCCCGCCAGGCCCGGCAGGCCGCCAGCCAGGCCGGCCAGGCGCGCAATGCGCTCGATGCCTTCGGCTACGCCAGCATCACCGTGCGGGCGGGCGACGGCCGGCTGATGTGGCAGACGCCGCTGGCGCGCGAGCTGCTGGAGCGCTGGTTCGGCACCGCCGCGCCGGTCACGCCGCCTGCCGTGCTCGACTGGCTGCGCCGCCATGTGAAGGACGGCCCGCCGGCGGCCGAACCGCCGCGCCTGTCCTTCGAGCAGGGCGCCGCGCGGCTGTCCATCCGCCTGCACCGCCAGACCGGCGACAGCGAGGACGGCGGCGACTGGCTGCTGGTGATGCGCGAGGCCAGCGACGCGGCGGTGATCGAGGCCATGCGCCTGTCCTTCACCCTCACCGCGCGCGAGGCCGAGGTGCTGTACTGGGTGGTCAAGGGCAAGATCAACCGCGACATCGGCGACATCCTCGGCTCCAGCCCGGCCACGGTGAAGAAGCACCTGGAGCGCATCCTCGCCAAGATGGGCGTGGAGACCCGCACGGCGGCCGCCGGCATGGCGATGAACCGCATCCGGCAGCTGCATCCGCAGTTCGAGGCCTGA